A genomic stretch from Candidatus Neomarinimicrobiota bacterium includes:
- the hprK gene encoding HPr(Ser) kinase/phosphatase — protein sequence MSFELTIQRLLNEIGAKLRFVQLNGRVGRKNIIRSSKVNIPGLELAGYWDFFSPKSLQILTNKEVKFISTISATAMKSIFQRMFAYEIPAVILLKDLELPPLVVDLATEMKIPLLQTKVENTDFLKEINSFLYKEFAPRINVHGTLLDIYGVGVLLTGRSGIGKSEIALDLIERGHRLVADDVVNIEKTSETILMGYGEKILQNTLEIRGLGVVNVRKAFGIRAVRPRKRLEVQIELVEWNSDVQYERFGLDEQKNTILDVDIPFITLPIYPGKNITVIAEVIALNYMLKLHGENPAKELQEELMNKLKLQTSIMNDKRFKGDFE from the coding sequence ATGTCTTTTGAACTGACAATACAGCGGTTGCTGAATGAAATCGGAGCAAAGCTCCGCTTTGTTCAGCTGAACGGCCGGGTGGGACGGAAGAATATCATCCGTTCTTCAAAGGTGAATATTCCCGGACTTGAATTGGCGGGGTACTGGGATTTCTTTTCCCCAAAATCCCTGCAGATCCTCACAAATAAGGAAGTCAAATTCATATCCACCATATCGGCTACCGCCATGAAATCCATCTTTCAGCGGATGTTTGCCTATGAGATCCCGGCGGTTATTCTGCTGAAAGACCTGGAACTGCCCCCTCTTGTCGTGGACCTTGCCACGGAAATGAAAATCCCCCTCTTGCAGACAAAAGTGGAAAACACCGATTTCCTGAAAGAAATCAACTCCTTCCTCTACAAGGAATTTGCACCGCGCATCAATGTACACGGGACACTCCTGGATATTTACGGCGTAGGAGTTTTACTGACGGGACGGAGTGGCATCGGGAAAAGCGAAATTGCTCTGGATTTGATTGAGCGGGGACACCGGCTGGTTGCCGATGATGTGGTGAATATTGAAAAAACCAGTGAAACCATCCTCATGGGATATGGTGAAAAAATCCTGCAAAACACCTTGGAAATCAGAGGATTGGGAGTTGTCAACGTTCGGAAGGCCTTCGGAATCCGTGCCGTTCGCCCCCGAAAGCGCCTCGAGGTCCAGATTGAACTGGTGGAATGGAATTCTGATGTCCAGTATGAACGCTTTGGACTGGACGAACAAAAAAACACCATCCTGGATGTGGATATCCCGTTCATCACCCTTCCTATCTATCCAGGGAAAAATATTACCGTCATCGCGGAAGTCATCGCCCTCAATTACATGCTGAAACTCCACGGAGAAAATCCGGCAAAAGAGTTACAGGAAGAGCTGATGAACAAACTTAAACTCCAGACATCGATCATGAACGACAAGCGGTTTAAAGGAGACTTTGAATAA
- a CDS encoding NTP transferase domain-containing protein → MKAIIPAAGIGTRLHPHTLTRPKVMLHVAGKPIIGHIADTLKDAGINQLSIIVGYKKERVIDYFSGIEGLQCDFPEQKEMLGLGHAVLYGLEETDEPVLIILGDTIINTDYKAFISRETHTLGVVQVKDPKRFGIVETNGKGQVVSMVEKPEKPPGNLAIAGLYLIRNQGLLKTAIEKLIRENKKTRGEYQLTDALKIMMDQGEIFTAAEMDSWLDCGKQETLLETNRMILEKEGSRAGRAENCAIIPPVYIADDASVKNSVIGPYVSIGSGADICGSVIRDSIIYEEAYIEHALLSGAIIGQKTICKGRLKPVNLGDYSEAFE, encoded by the coding sequence ATGAAAGCAATCATACCCGCAGCCGGGATCGGAACCCGTCTGCACCCCCATACATTGACACGTCCCAAGGTGATGCTTCATGTGGCCGGAAAACCGATCATCGGCCACATTGCCGATACCCTGAAGGATGCCGGCATCAACCAGTTGTCCATCATTGTCGGATATAAAAAAGAACGGGTGATTGATTATTTTTCCGGAATAGAGGGGCTTCAATGTGATTTTCCGGAACAGAAAGAGATGCTGGGACTGGGTCATGCTGTTTTATACGGACTGGAAGAGACGGACGAACCGGTTTTGATCATACTTGGTGATACCATTATCAATACGGATTACAAGGCATTCATATCCCGGGAAACTCATACACTGGGTGTTGTTCAGGTGAAAGATCCCAAACGGTTTGGGATTGTGGAAACCAATGGAAAGGGGCAAGTGGTTTCCATGGTTGAAAAACCGGAAAAACCGCCGGGGAATCTGGCAATAGCAGGACTCTATCTGATCCGGAATCAGGGATTACTGAAAACAGCCATAGAAAAACTGATCCGGGAGAATAAAAAGACCCGGGGAGAATACCAGTTAACGGATGCCCTCAAAATTATGATGGATCAGGGAGAGATTTTCACAGCTGCCGAAATGGACAGCTGGCTGGATTGCGGAAAGCAGGAGACACTGCTGGAAACAAATCGCATGATTCTGGAAAAGGAAGGATCCAGGGCGGGAAGGGCAGAGAACTGTGCAATCATCCCTCCCGTGTATATTGCTGACGATGCCTCCGTAAAAAATTCCGTTATCGGACCCTATGTATCCATCGGCTCTGGTGCCGATATCTGTGGCTCTGTCATCCGGGATTCCATTATTTATGAGGAAGCCTACATAGAACATGCCCTGCTTTCAGGTGCCATTATCGGTCAGAAAACCATCTGTAAGGGCCGGCTGAAACCGGTGAACCTGGGAGATTATTCAGAAGCTTTTGAATAA
- the metK gene encoding methionine adenosyltransferase, which translates to MRITYFTSESVTEGHPDKICDQISDSILDSILEKDKEARVACETLVTTGLVMVVGEITTECYVDIPEVVRKTLKRIGYDSYDSGFSYENCAVIESIHPQSPDIKKGVDETEGHEQGAGDQGLMFGFACRETPELMPLPISLAHKLTHRMSILRKEGELLWALPDGKSQVTVEYHDGVPVRVSSVVIAIHHRKDADSDKIRRDVTEMIIKPVLGDLMDDKTMLHINATGRFEMGGPQADAGVTGRKIIVDTYGGYARHGGGAFSGKDPSKVDRSATYMARYIAKNLVAAGLADSCEIQLAYSIGVAEPLSVFVETFGTGKLPDPQLADIIRKEFPLKPHQIIDYLNLKRPIYRKTAVYGHFGREDCGFSWEKTDKAEELKKYLS; encoded by the coding sequence TTGCGTATTACATACTTCACCTCCGAATCCGTCACGGAAGGTCATCCTGACAAAATCTGTGATCAGATTTCCGATTCCATTCTGGATTCCATACTGGAGAAAGATAAAGAGGCCAGGGTAGCCTGTGAAACCCTGGTCACCACTGGCCTTGTAATGGTTGTAGGGGAAATCACGACTGAATGTTATGTAGACATCCCGGAGGTAGTCCGGAAAACCCTCAAGCGCATCGGTTACGATAGTTACGACAGTGGATTCAGTTATGAAAACTGTGCCGTCATTGAATCCATACATCCCCAGTCACCCGATATTAAAAAAGGGGTTGACGAAACGGAAGGTCACGAGCAGGGCGCCGGTGATCAGGGACTTATGTTCGGCTTTGCCTGCAGGGAAACGCCGGAATTGATGCCACTCCCCATTTCGCTGGCTCATAAATTGACACACCGCATGTCCATACTTCGCAAAGAAGGGGAATTGCTGTGGGCGCTTCCCGATGGCAAAAGCCAGGTAACAGTGGAATATCACGACGGAGTACCTGTCCGGGTCAGCTCGGTTGTGATTGCCATCCATCACCGCAAAGATGCCGACTCCGATAAAATCCGCCGGGATGTGACCGAAATGATCATTAAACCGGTCCTGGGAGATTTAATGGACGACAAAACCATGCTGCATATCAATGCCACCGGCCGTTTTGAAATGGGTGGTCCTCAGGCGGATGCCGGCGTAACGGGACGAAAAATTATAGTGGATACTTACGGTGGTTATGCTCGTCACGGCGGTGGCGCTTTCTCCGGAAAAGATCCGTCAAAAGTGGACCGGTCCGCAACATATATGGCCCGTTACATTGCAAAAAATCTCGTGGCCGCCGGACTTGCCGACAGCTGCGAAATCCAACTGGCCTATTCCATCGGCGTTGCCGAACCCCTGTCCGTTTTTGTTGAAACCTTCGGAACCGGAAAACTTCCCGATCCCCAACTGGCTGATATCATCCGGAAAGAATTCCCCCTGAAACCCCACCAGATCATTGATTATCTGAACCTGAAGCGCCCGATTTACCGGAAAACCGCGGTCTATGGTCACTTCGGCCGGGAAGATTGTGGCTTTAGCTGGGAAAAAACAGATAAGGCAGAGGAACTTAAAAAATATCTTTCCTGA